The following proteins come from a genomic window of Canis aureus isolate CA01 chromosome 3, VMU_Caureus_v.1.0, whole genome shotgun sequence:
- the VAMP3 gene encoding vesicle-associated membrane protein 3 codes for MSAGATPGSSAASGSNRRLQQTQNQVDEVVDIMRVNVDKVLERDQKLSELDDRADALQAGASQFETSAAKLKRKYWWKNCKMWAIGIVVVVIIIIIIIVWNVSP; via the exons AT GTCTGCAGGTGCAACCCCAGGGTCAAGTGCTGCCTCTGGCAGCAACCGAAGACTTCAGCAGACACAAAATCAAGTAGATGAG GTGGTGGACATCATGAGAGTCAATGTGGATAAGGTGTTGGAAAGAGATCAGAAGCTCTCAGAGTTAGATGATCGTGCAGACGCGCTACAGGCAGGAGCATCCCAATTTGAAACAAGTGCTGCCAAGTTGAAGAGAAAATATTGGTGGAAGAATTGCAAG ATGTGGGCGATAGGGATTGTCGTCgtggtcatcatcatcatcatcatcatcg TGTGGAATGTTTCCCCGTGA